A window of the Gemmatirosa kalamazoonensis genome harbors these coding sequences:
- a CDS encoding cation diffusion facilitator family transporter produces the protein MRIGHVFEYPPAQAGQREKARKLAWLSIVLLSVGTVLLAITLGQSEAMKTAWVSEVLAMIPPASLLVAMRFELRPPSVRFPYGYYRAIAVVFLITATMLSLIGLSLFFDSAMKLLKQERPPIGTFALFGHQYDLWAGWPMVAVLAFSLGAGMLIGLLKQPVSKALHDKELEAESQMNRDEWMSEGVAIVGLLLVAFGKWWGDALAALLISIGIVRDGWHNMRQVIADLMDETPTQMGGHELEDLPARLRDAAERMPWVTRAMVRLREHGRVLTGEVFVVPRDDTPDLVGALSDAALDLQRLDWRLHELTVVPVRHLEAHPPPKT, from the coding sequence GTGAGGATCGGTCACGTCTTCGAGTACCCGCCCGCGCAGGCGGGGCAGCGCGAGAAGGCGAGGAAGCTCGCCTGGCTCAGCATCGTGCTGCTCTCCGTCGGCACGGTCCTCCTCGCGATCACGCTCGGACAGTCGGAGGCGATGAAGACCGCGTGGGTGAGCGAGGTGCTGGCGATGATCCCGCCCGCGTCGCTGCTCGTCGCCATGCGCTTCGAGCTGCGGCCGCCGAGCGTGCGCTTCCCGTACGGCTACTATCGCGCGATCGCCGTCGTCTTCCTGATCACGGCGACCATGCTGTCGCTCATCGGCCTGTCGCTCTTCTTCGACTCGGCGATGAAGCTCCTGAAGCAGGAGCGCCCGCCGATCGGCACGTTCGCGCTGTTCGGCCACCAGTACGACCTGTGGGCCGGCTGGCCGATGGTCGCCGTGCTCGCGTTCAGCCTCGGTGCGGGGATGCTCATCGGCCTCCTCAAGCAGCCCGTGTCGAAGGCGCTGCACGACAAGGAGCTCGAGGCCGAGTCGCAGATGAATCGCGACGAGTGGATGTCGGAGGGTGTGGCGATCGTCGGGCTGCTGCTCGTCGCGTTCGGCAAGTGGTGGGGCGACGCGCTCGCCGCGCTGCTCATCTCCATCGGCATCGTCCGCGACGGCTGGCACAACATGCGGCAGGTGATCGCGGACCTCATGGACGAGACGCCCACGCAGATGGGCGGCCACGAGCTCGAGGATCTCCCGGCCCGCCTACGCGACGCGGCCGAGCGGATGCCGTGGGTGACGCGCGCGATGGTGCGGCTGCGCGAGCACGGCCGCGTGCTGACGGGCGAGGTGTTCGTCGTGCCGCGCGACGACACGCCCGACCTCGTGGGCGCACTGAGCGACGCCGCCCTCGACCTCCAGCGCCTCGACTGGCGACTGCACGAGCTCACCGTCGTGCCCGTGCGACATCTCGAGGCGCATCCGCCGCCGAAGACCTAG